A window from Suncus etruscus isolate mSunEtr1 chromosome 18, mSunEtr1.pri.cur, whole genome shotgun sequence encodes these proteins:
- the LOC125996084 gene encoding LOW QUALITY PROTEIN: proteasome subunit beta type-7-like (The sequence of the model RefSeq protein was modified relative to this genomic sequence to represent the inferred CDS: inserted 2 bases in 1 codon; substituted 1 base at 1 genomic stop codon), producing the protein MAAVSVYQSLVGGFSFDECRRNAVLEADFAKEGYNLPTTRKTGTTIAGMVYKDGIVLGADTRATEGMVVADKNCSKIHFISPNIYCYGAGTAADTDMTTQLISSNLELHSLSTGRLPRVVTANQMLKQMLFRYQGYIGAALILGGVDITGPHLYSVYPHGSTDKLPYVTMGSGSLAAXAVFEDKFRPNMEEEEAKKLVSEAISAGIFNDLGSGSNIDLCVISKSKLDFLRPYSVPNKKGTRSGRYRCEXGTTAILTEKVTPLEIEVVEETVQTMDTS; encoded by the exons ATGGCGGCCGTGTCAGTGTATCAGTCCCTGGTTGGAGGCTTCTCTTTTGATGAATGCCGCAGGAATGCCGTCTTGGAAGCTGACTTTGCCAAGGAAGgatacaaccttcccaccacccgGAAAACTGGGACGACCATTGCAGGGATGGTCTACAAGGATGGGATAGTTCTTGGAGCAGATACAAGGGCAACTGAAGGGATGGTTGTTGCTGACAAGAACTGCTCAAAAATACACTTCATATCACCTAATATTTACTGCTATGGGGCCGGGACAGCTGCAGACACAGACATGACCACCCAGCTCATCTCGTCCAACCTGGAACTCCACTCCCTCTCCACAGGCCGCCTTCCCAGAGTGGTGACGGCCAATCAGATGCTGAAGCAGATGCTTTTCAGATATCAAGGTTACATTGGTGCTGCCCTAATTTTAGGGGGAGTAGACATTACAGGACCTCACCTCTACAGCGTCTATCCTCATGGATCAACTGATAAGTTGCCTTATGTCACAATGGGTTCTGGCTCCTTGGCTGC AGCTGTGTTTGAAGATAAATTTAGGCCTAacatggaggaggaggaagccaaGAAGCTGGTGAGCGAGGCCATCTCTGCTGGCATTTTCAATGACCTGGGCTCAGGGAGTAACATTGACCTCTGCGTCATCAGCAAGAGCAAGCTGGACTTCCTGCGTCCCTACTCTGTGCCCAACAAGAAGGGGACCAGGTCTGGTCGGTACCGGTGTGAGTAAGGGACCACTGCTATCCTCACCGAGAAAGTCACTCCCCTAGAGATCGAGGTGGTGGAAGAGACGGTCCAGACCATGGACACTTCCTGA